In one window of Candidatus Falkowbacteria bacterium DNA:
- a CDS encoding SdpI family protein produces MNPVKPSWKTDWLPIVLIGISIGVGSYLQVYLPNLVPSHWGFNGEVDGYSSRTFGAWFVPALMIGIYLLFLALPYFDPKKEHYANFVEAYHGLKNLMVTFFFVTYILISATGLGFDIPVGSLMPVGIGLLFIGIGYFIKSVKQNWAIGVRTPWTMESPTVWKRTNELMARLMLLGGVLLTLCAFPIEDIYKATLLIITIVVIAVVPIVYSYFIYRAEQKGKKKK; encoded by the coding sequence ATGAATCCTGTAAAACCCAGCTGGAAAACTGATTGGTTACCGATTGTTCTAATTGGTATTTCAATTGGTGTCGGCTCTTATCTTCAAGTTTACTTACCAAACTTAGTGCCATCGCACTGGGGTTTTAATGGCGAGGTTGATGGCTATAGTAGTCGAACCTTTGGCGCTTGGTTTGTGCCAGCTTTAATGATCGGAATTTATCTATTATTTTTAGCTTTGCCTTATTTTGATCCCAAGAAAGAGCATTATGCAAACTTCGTTGAAGCTTATCATGGCCTAAAGAATTTAATGGTTACTTTCTTTTTTGTAACTTATATTTTAATTAGCGCTACTGGTTTAGGTTTTGATATTCCGGTTGGCTCATTGATGCCGGTTGGAATTGGTCTATTATTTATTGGTATTGGCTATTTTATAAAGTCAGTTAAACAGAATTGGGCGATTGGTGTGCGCACACCCTGGACAATGGAAAGTCCTACGGTTTGGAAAAGAACTAACGAATTAATGGCGCGTTTAATGTTGTTAGGCGGAGTACTGCTAACTTTGTGCGCTTTCCCGATTGAAGATATTTATAAGGCAACTCTGCTTATTATAACTATCGTGGTTATTGCCGTGGTGCCAATAGTTTATTCTTATTTTATATATAGAGCAGAACAGAAGGGAAAGAAGAAGAAATAG